One Balaenoptera acutorostrata chromosome 5, mBalAcu1.1, whole genome shotgun sequence genomic window, AAGAGACTAGAAAGTCTTGTTCTAGGAATCTAGTGCAGAAACAGAGGAGCCACGATACCCGTACAAAGACAATCATTGAAAATATCCTCAGATATATTGGAACATATATGAAttttcatctagaaaaaaaatgaaggcattttaaaaacgGAAAACAGGTTGCCTTCGTTTTTAGTTGCATGACGTATCTCTGGGAAGATTTTAGTGAAAGAGATAACACTGGTTTCCTCCGGGAAAGAGGATTGGGTTgacaggggaaagaggtgggaggaggactcGCCACTGCATATTCCATTTTGCACAATTTAATTTTGAACCATGAGAAGGTGTTGCTCgcttaaaatattatactaaaatcatttaaaaggtaCAAAACTAAATCTTTTACAACCATGGAATACTATGAGAAAGACATTTAGTGAATTCTGGTCTTGGACCTGGGGGCTGCATGACGGTTTTTTGATGGACGGGGGCTTTCCAGCACAAAGGGTCATTAGTAAGGCTGGTCCTGCTGGATGTTGGTTGGAGCACAAGGACCACTCCCTTGGGAGTGATGTACATACAGCAGTCAAAGACACTGGATCTGCTGAGACAATCCTAATTTCAAATACTCAGTTCCATGTGGCCATAAATACCCAAGTGTTTATCAGACTAACAGTTCTGAATTTTGTTCAGAAAGTCTAGTCTCTGTTGAAGTAAGTCAAGAGCCAGGTAGGAAGCAGAGTGTGTTGAGGGACACAAAACTAGGTTgatggaaaaagaagtgaaaggaagggACCGTCAAGTCCAACCTCGGTGCCGTGAATCAAAAAAACAATCTATAAACTGCGTAAAGAGGCACATGCCAATTGTGTTGCCACTGTGTGAGGTGGAAGGAACTTCCGGTTCTTGCCTACCTGCCAGAGCCCTCGTGGaatgtctccccacccccaccctacccAGACCCAcgtgccctctgcccctcccccactgcagaaCGTTTCAGCCACATTCTACTGTTATGACTCAAAGCTGCCCCTCCTTCAGTTGGATCCTGAGCGTCTGTTGAAGCAGGTCGCTCTCTGGGTCCTGGTCTTGACTTTTCTCATTGAGGCTACCAGGCAGCAGTAGTCCGTGCCCAAGCCTGCAGGATGGCTTCAGAAGGAGGTAAGCCTATATAGGCTGGGGGTGTCTTCTCAGAGACCCTGCCATCCCTCCCATCCTTCGGGTTCACACGTGACACTTCACGGTGGGCACACAGTTGGACTGaagtagagggagaagagagcactGGACACACGAGGACATTTCACCTGGGGAGACTGGGGAGCCTGAAGAAACCTGAGACtgcactggggaggaggggtcatTGGAGGTGGATCAAGAGGAATTGCCCTGGCTATGGAGAAAGGATGGCAGCAGGcaggttgattctttctagaaggGAGACAAGCCACTTTGAAACGTGTGTGTAAGGATGTGTGTGATGTCCTGGTGGTGACACAGGGAGGGTCATGAGGAAAGCCTAGACCTGTCTTGTGTTCCTGAGGCACCTGAAGCTTGCCTCACCGTACCTTTCTAAGGGATTTGAACAGGAGCGTACTGTATCTAAGGGGGCCGTGGGGAGAGATGGTCTTGGTGAGAAAACTATTCAGTGGGGCTGTGTGTGGCCACACCTGCAGTGAAGTGTCCTCTCCGAGAGCTAGGCAGGAGGTTACTCTAACTGCCGCAGCCCACACCTCGtccactcctcccagcccagagctcacTTCTCAGTTCAGGCAACTGTTGCTTTGGATTCAACAGGGGATGGGCAACGTGTAACTTCAGCCAAGAGAGGGCTCAGGTTCCTGAGTTGCTCTGaattgttcttccttttgtggAATCGCAGTACTTCAGACCTGCTTCATCTCGTCCAGTATCTCATGGTGGACCCTCAGGCTGCCTTGAGAGGAAGAGTTTGTTCATATTTCCTGTCACTCCTTCATGGACAGGGGACAGATGTGGAGTGGGGTTGTTTCGGGTGGAATGTCTGTGAAGGCTGCTTCCTCTTTTAAAGGGGGAAGGAGTGTAGCCCAGGGGCAGGAAGACGATCTTCTGTGTTCTTATTAAACGTCCTATGACACCTGTTCTGGTTAATTAGGTGCACCGTGGTGTGTACCTTGTTCTCCTGAACAGGGATGTGATCCAGACAACTTGATCGCCATGGCAACTGGCTTCTGCCTGCTTCTCAGATTGTCTTTCCGTTATtgggagctggagggggaaggACCACAGGCAGCCTGTACTCCCATGACCAATGTAACATGACAATTCCCTGGCCCTTGTTTAATCCTCTGCAGCCATCACTGGCTGTGAAATGACAGAATCTAAGGGACACGCGCCTACTTCTCACacaccactccccccacccccgcctcctagGAACAGAACTCCTGAGTGAGGACAGTGactctgggcactggggagggggtggcaggacctGGCCCATGTTACGTGTCTGCTGTGGGTTGTTCTGAGATGCAGGTGCATTCTGGGCCAGTGTTATGGGTTTGTATCAGGATTTCATTAGAGAGCTATTTTccagcattttgttttgttttgtgaggctaggaaagaaagaggggattTCTACTGAGCATCAGGAAAAGGaggactgaggaggaggtggggccctAATATTTTACACAATACCTGTCCACAAAGGGCTTTTGGGTGCCTAGAACTTACCTTGGAGAAGGTCCCTACCTGCTAGTACGCCGGCCGAGGGGCATTTCTCACAGAGCGGATGTCCACACAGTTCCAGATCTTGGGAGACAGCCTGTGAGGCTTAGGTGCCAGGGGGTGCCTTAGGGAGGCTCTCCAAGTCAGTGCTTGCTGAGGCGATTTCTTCTCGGCAGACAGGGGTCAGGGACCTTGGTGGATGGGCGCGGGGTCACCAGTGGAATAATTCTCAACTGGAGGTCAGGGCATGAAAATCACTTGAAGACATTTGCACGCTGCACAGTTTCCCTTGTCCAAGTGTCCCTCACCTGTGGAGATTAACACTCTGATGCCACAGAAAGCCTCAGTCCCActtgcccattctcctcctccaTTCACTCCTTTCCTTTGCCTCAACAGCATTCCAGTGCTGGGAACGGATGTGACCATGAACCGCGGTGCCTCCTTGTCTACTTTCACGGCAGggcccttccctccacccattcCTGGCGCCCAGCACCGGCCACCCTGGCAGCAGCACCTGCCACGTCCCATCACCCCAGCATTCCCTCCTGGCAGCAGCCTGCTGCTGCCAGCTTTCCCCAGGACGCCTATGGTGGCTAATGGTGGCCGTGGCCCCAGTGCCCCTGGGGCTTGCAACCTCACTGTCCAAGTCAGGTCACAAGGGAGGACAGTGGAGGCCCCCCAGACTCAGACCTTTGTCGTTACTCAGGCCCCCCTCACCTGGAGCGCTCCAGGGGCCCTCAGCAGGAGTGCCGCATGTCCTGCACCCGTATTCATAGCAACCCCTGTGATGGGGACCGTTGTGACTGCTTCAGCTGTTGGAGTTAgtcaggctggcaagggaggctggaccccaggctttcctcctcaagctccaccaccagctgcccagccggcccctatcattcgcccagtgaaccctgggccatggccacatggcacttccagggagggccgcctggccaccaaccagtccaacgcctcgcaggatggctcctctaacACCAAGAGCGAGTACAGTAACTTCCTACGTTGGCAGCACGTCAAGCCCCTGGCCCGGAGACACTTTTGcctgagtcctgatgcagaagctttttcctgctttctcatgtgagtgaacgctcagAGGGTGCTGAGCTTATGGGAGCTTTTAGATgaagaggaactggggatggactcgcacgttaggtttctagggatactggaaggaaggtgtgagggcgatgtccgtgctatgagaaggcacactgtcggtcacatgggtgggcctgccagtccgtgacatcaGGACTGACGTGTGCCCTATCTCAACtggccccaccaccctgtgagtctggccagcttgctcttccatgattctcatggtaataCGGACTGAAgacttgcagtcagagagggccgtggtgtaaggtgaggagccaaggagtggatgccgccctctcctgtggtgccgtCTCCTTCATACAGGACTTGCGTGCACGTGGCCGGGGGAGGGcacttcagaggagggggaggagcgcggggcccaggagagcgctttatgcatgcctccacttcgttgtggagaattccactaggaacagggtgatggtagagctctcctaagggcgtgggctctctcccactagagttgtgagcctggcaggcatttccatcctaaacctccggtccctcgtaaaaaggggacaattacacttcactcagaggactgtgcagaagacgccttgggctaatctatgaagTGTTAGCAGATTGCTTGGCACATGCCACGCCTCATTGATGATAGTGATTTTTATgatgaaaatgcagccttgaggaggaaaagagctccccaaggcacaatgtcccagctctagcctgggagtggatggtcatccttgagtgagtgtgaggcggtgacagcagtggccgggaaggcttgtctttACCCTCCCAGACACctgcctctcaccctcctgttgctcagtcatGCTGGGTTGAGTGATGTGTGGGTACATTggcgggtggggtcaggcaggtgggggctgggctggtcccggagactgaccccgagGGCTTACAGCCCAGTGCTTCGATCCCTGGCCCACCTGAATCCCACcatgccgctggaggagggactgcggagggccgtgcaggaatggcggCGCAGGAGCAACCTTGACCGGATGATCTACTACGAGACGGCGCaaaagtgagtcagcgtcctgggcccaggggctgcgtggagggtgaggcgagtgggtgagggcaggatctggccgtgggggtgctcatcagagaggacagaggagaagggctgtcacccagcacagggtccccgcagcccaggggccctactgTCCCCCAGAAACCCCTCCTTCACCTGgagagtttgagacttctgtccttcctccaccaggagctctgccctcccctgattttgacctacccttaccttgacatgaaggtctcaggacggggcagggtgaagctgtgagtccagtaggggtccagctccggccatatgggctgggccggggaaagagctccacccgccagcctgctgcttccttagtggtgggtggttggcggccactaacatagatttgggaccacctctcctcatgaaaagtgccctgagtgggtaccctggcatccctgaagaggctggggaagccagctgtcgtcggcccaagggtctccggcccttccagtgtttgctccatggtaatccccttggtttaagaaacaaaagcaaacaaacgagcgcctctcacaggaagggaaggcctctcctctaagctcagcatccacatcgtccagcctctcctgggccctgtctccaggtctatgttccaggaggctcagtcctagcccagggtcctggattcgggcaaggacccctgtggggaacacatgcctgttccagcctctggctgtcagcccttcatgtggttctggatggggacgggggcatgaggagggtgccccctgggtcagccatgtgtcccgttgacctggttcaattcagcgacctgggtctatgctgttgaatgccctccagtgctggtgaggcaggaagggtcccagatcttgttatcgcttccaggagcagctctctgctgtggacagcacctcacagggccctgacggccccaaggcacgtcctctcccactgcctcattcttggctgcctttgtggggctccagaacccaggcctttttctcagggtggcctgtgtctccgtcaccccccaggttcatggaatttgcggccgaggaggagatgcacattcagaatttgcagtggatgcaggacctgcctcctccagccccaccgaagctggatcctcgggggcccccagccccgaaagtgggccttcagccaggcacccaggttcccactggagctgaaggcacaggtaacaggggcctagggttggccaccgtccccatgtggatccttttctttcaagacaggggcattggtctttcaaccaaaacagccaccgaggcggggggttggggggatggggtctcagctgccctttgtcactacggggtattgacttggtcagttttataactcctctcacacctccctgtcaaaggaCCCCACACTAAGTCTGCCGAAGAAGTGGGCTTGATGGGGAGACCcctagaaaattggaggttccccacttccttacttgtgactctcttagatgaccccctaacctcccctctccaactgtgcatgaggcttcagatggtcctgacccctcccacacccacatcaacgtcccccaaacaatgccctcaccaacgtgcgctcggtggtcaggaggtggaccgggagtccctcaccttccttcccttcctcctgctctgcctcagcctgtgctcccaggatgtccggccgcagggcccagccctcgcacccgaagccacacagatcccaggGGAACCCGGAGCCCAAGGCGCCCAAGGAGATTCCccctgaggctgtgagggaggatgtggacaggatggaggcgCTGGTGGGGCCCGTCCACTCAGCCCCAGGCAAGTCAGATGAagaatgtggaaaggacggaaatgagcTGAAGCAGGAAGAGGACGACACCTACTTGGACCCGTGTCTCTTGAGCTACACTGACGAGCTGCGTTCCCGGGAACactctgtcaccaaggtaggctgggcctggagcctggggtctacaagatgccagggcatggaactctcagcacccaagatctgggttctgctcaggccgatgggacttaagctcagctccttgttcctgagcctggtgttaggggaggtttacgcagatgtatgtgtgtatatgtttgtgtctgtgtgtatgcctttgtgtgtctgtgtatgtgcatctgtatatgtgctcttttgtgtgtgactgtgtatgtgcatgtttgtctgtgtgtgtgtgtgtgtgtgtgtgtgtgtgtgctgaccatccccgccttgtggaggagagtgggggtgggtctctgcttttcactttccctcctggtcttcttgtgtcacaggccactcctggccaaggatgctcacagcctcttctttctgtccgaggtggaggcagtcattcaccCTCTAGTCCCGGCAGAATTGTCttccccagacccacagctggatctctcggcccttgctgaggagctgaagcaggaggaaggactcacccctgaagaagtgagccaggggagggagagggacacttagggatccaggggactccaggggaggggggaccccaggtgatccaggggacaggggaaaccaggtggcccaggggagccagaggagggagggatcgcaggtagaacaggggagacaagggacacccaggaagaccagggcacggagggaccccagtgagcaggggagaggtagggccccagagcaggaggcccacatggctctgtccgtccctcccctgcctcggaggcctggcatggggaagggccctctctggggtgggtgcagcgcagggtgataggaaggagaggatggggagccgggagcggagggaaggacacacagctgggaataaggtgcaggaggatggcaggaatgccaccgtgtctgtatttggagtctagtcctggggtcacccgtcccctcctccctccccccagggccattgtcccactgcccagtgctcctcctctcacacgtgtgcgtggagccgtcactgtcctcctccctcctaccagctggtgcagaaacgactcctggccttgaaagaggacgagggtgggccggcagccccgagccacagtgcacccggaatgggctcaagtccTTCTGAGTCCCACGCtggccaaggtgcccagaggcacgaccaagaccgccatcgaggggtcagtgatgaagcctgcccaccagagattgattttgaggctcttcataggcccaACCGAGCAGACACTGGCCCGTTCGGGCCCAAAGTCTTTGTTCCCTCTCGAGGACGTCAGGAGGTCTCTCCATCCCGGGCCGGGCGGCCCTCCTCTCCCCAGGGTCAAAGACGCACTGGCCCTCGACTGGGACGCAGGGATGCGTCTCTTCTCAGAGAGGCGTCTCCTGTTCGGGAGGCCCGAGGGCCCAGGGACGTGGCCAGTGAGGACGAGGAGGCGttccccagcctggcctccctcTTGGCCTCTCTGCCCAGCCTGCCGCCTTGCCGGCTGTCCCAGAGTCCTGCCCCTGCTTCAGGCCTGGCCTCCCCTGGAGGTTGGGGGGCCCAGAGtgctccccaggccccctcccctcagagAAGGGGCCTCAGCCCAGCTCCACCAGCCGCTCCCAAGTCGAGGAAGCGGGCTCTGGGTGGGCGCCCAGCCGCTGCTGAGAAGCTGCCCATCCCCGGGGCTGCCCACGGGGTCTCTGCGAGGCCAGCCTTGGCTCTGGGGCTGGCTCGCCCCTCACAGCCGGGAAAGAGAAAGCGTGACCCGTTTGTcatagggaagaggaggaacaggAAGAGGAAGCGCTGCAGCCAGTAGGGAacagccgggccggccctccaggGCGAGCCCCCCAGGGCGGCCCCCAGGGGAGCCTAGGGGCTCCTCCTCACCCCAGAGCTGATCCTGGGATTGTGGGGGgttagggaggtgggggaggtgggtgtgggcaggACCTTTGGAGTGATGTATGAAAAttgtgaataaagatagttttggtGGGAAATGCTCTCAGGCCACTGTTATCTTGTTCGTGTGGAGCTGCTCCACAGAGAGCGatcctgagaggaaggaagggtgagggaGGTCACAGGAGCTATGGATCTACAGGTGGCCAAACCTTTCCTCCACATAGACAAGGACTCCTCAGGCTGCCCCTGGGAACGCACAGCTCTCACTTTCCCCAGGGACCCCCTCATCATCCCCTTCTCTAAAGCCTGCTTGGCTAGGGGCCTTCTGGGGCATCTGTAGCATCTTCTGCATCCCTGAACcgtctggggagggagagctgcTTTTGTGCCTCTCAGCCCTCTGGACACTAACCAGTTTCTAGGACGGAGCCTGGAGACAGCCCTTGTCTTTATGGagcttctctctgcttccctgaagTGGCCAGACGATGGCGCTGGGGTGACCCTCCGCTCATCCAGGGTTTCCTGTGTGGGTGGCCTGACCAGAGAGGAAAAGTCTTGGCCATGGGGACAGGACTGTCTGCCTGGTCGTAGCGGGAGCGTTCTCTAGTCCCACTGGGATTACTGCAATGTGGAGCGTGGTTGAGGCAGCTACCTCTTAATCCCAATGAGGATGCAATAAGGGGAATGGGCAGAGGGAAATTCATGGGGCACCTGTTACAGGTGTGTATAAGGGTAGTGACAGTGGGGCCCCTTGGTGGGACTTGTGGGATTTCTGTGCAGCAGCATCTCTTTCAACTGAGGGAGGAGGACCCATCTGGCTGTGGCTGTGGGGACTGGCCTTAGGGGCCTAGGGGTGTGCAAAGACACCCCAGAACTACTGTCCCTTCCCTTTCCACCCATGGCTGGTCATGTGTGTGTATTGGTATCAACACTGATTTGTATTGCCATAGAAAACAGTTCCTCCTGACAAACTATGACCGTGTTTCACAAGAACAGCTTGCTCacaggggcagcaggggtgggggagaggtgtctgtggccccagatctgggtgggagctgggatccATGCTGAGGAGTGTAGAGGCCTCAGTCACCGTCCTGTGCTTGCCGGCAGAGACTTTGAATCATCAGAGCTGGGGAAATGACCCGCTCCTAAGGGTGAGACGAGCAAACAATGAGGGGCAGGGAGCAGACCCGTGCTGTCTCCCTGAACTGCCCCCCCTCGCAGCCTGCTTAGCCCCCGTCACGGCCTGTGCTGGCCCACCTCTGAAGCCCCTTCCTCCTAATGCACTCAGATGCTCTGATCCTTTGTGGACCCGCCCTGggcctcacccccccccccccccttccctgcTGGCCAAAGCCTCTTCTCCCGGTTCTGAGTTCTGATTccttccccaggacccaggcGGGGGTTGGGACAGCAGAAACTCCCtaattctccctcctcctccctgagaTCTTGACAGTCACCTTTGCATGTTTCTATGATTTTCACTACTGTACATACTTCCTGTGAGTGGCTATGATATGTCCTTTTAggagtggcttatttcacttagcataatgtcttagaggtttatccatgttgtagcatgagacATGGTTTCCTTTTATTGCAAGGAAGGAAATACTTCCTTGTGTTTATAGACCCcattatcccttcatctgttgatggacatttgggtttcttcACGTCTTGGGTATTTTGGAGAATGCTACGACGAATGTGGGTGTGCAaagatctctttgagatcctgctttgaattcttttggatacatacccagaagtgggactgctggatcacatggtagttatatttgtaattttttgaggaaacttcatattgttttccgtAAGGGTTGTCCCATTTTACACCTCTCACCAACAATGAGAAAGATAGCTACCATCAAGAACTTGGTATATATCcatcttataaaaatgtttatgcttTTAGCAGAGCTGTAGATAATCAAAATTATgtataataacaatatttttggTTATATATGGTGTCATGTAAATCATATTGCCTTTGCCTTCTTCTTTCAACattcttactttaagaaaaatggatatattagatgttctttaattttttaattatttatacttttgcattgtatgcatacattaaaaatattttatcagttcCCTTGTTGGTgaacttttataaattataatgtgACAGGGTAATCAGTtccagaggaaaagtttttcctttcagaactttGAATATTTATTCCATCGAATATggcttttgttactgttttttcaaATTATGCCATCAATACACCCTTTCATGGTGGGTGATCAGTTTCCTTGCTGACTGTTTTTCGTAAGACTGTCTGTTGTC contains:
- the LOC130708201 gene encoding NUT family member 2G-like, with translation MSTQFQILGDSLIPVLGTDVTMNRGASLSTFTAGPFPPPIPGAQHRPPWQQHLPRPITPAFPPGSSLLLPAFPRTPMVANGGRGPSAPGACNLTVQVRSQGRTVEAPQTQTFVVTQAPLTWSAPGALSRSAACPAPVFIATPVMGTVVTASAVGVSQAGKGGWTPGFPPQAPPPAAQPAPIIRPVNPGPWPHGTSREGRLATNQSNASQDGSSNTKSEYSNFLRWQHVKPLARRHFCLSPDAEAFSCFLIPVLRSLAHLNPTMPLEEGLRRAVQEWRRRSNLDRMIYYETAQKFMEFAAEEEMHIQNLQWMQDLPPPAPPKLDPRGPPAPKVGLQPGTQVPTGAEGTACAPRMSGRRAQPSHPKPHRSQGNPEPKAPKEIPPEAVREDVDRMEALVGPVHSAPGKSDEECGKDGNELKQEEDDTYLDPCLLSYTDELRSREHSVTKVEAVIHPLVPAELSSPDPQLDLSALAEELKQEEGLTPEELVQKRLLALKEDEGGPAAPSHSAPGMGSSPSESHAGQGAQRHDQDRHRGVSDEACPPEIDFEALHRPNRADTGPFGPKVFVPSRGRQEVSPSRAGRPSSPQGQRRTGPRLGRRDASLLREASPVREARGPRDVASEDEEAFPSLASLLASLPSLPPCRLSQSPAPASGLASPGGWGAQSAPQAPSPQRRGLSPAPPAAPKSRKRALGGRPAAAEKLPIPGAAHGVSARPALALGLARPSQPGKRKRDPFVIGKRRNRKRKRCSQ